The DNA sequence CAACAGTAAATTTTAAATTGCAAATTTTAAATTGTAAATTTAAAGAGGTAAAAAATAATATCATAAAAATTCATCACTCTCTCAATTTGCAATTTACAATTTGCAATTGTTTAGCTTTAGCTAAACACGTACTATTCCGTGAAGAGCCATAAATTTTCTTAAGTTCCACATTTAAAGGTTTACAAATTTGCCAAAGTTCAGTTATAATTTTTTTATGAGGATATTTCTTCTTGGACTCTTTTTAGTTGGATGTGCCGAGCAAAAAAAGGCATGGATTCCCATTTTAGCCTCTCAAAAATGGTATCAGGATATCGCCGGGAAGGAAAAGAGATTAACGGGAAAAATATATGATAAAGGAATAACAAGGTGGATTATAAAGGGCGATATTAAGGCAGAAAAAGGGGTAATTCAAGAAAAAGCATTGGAGTATAAAAAGGGTGAGGAATACAACAGGTTTCTCTTTGAGACAGGCGTTGTTATCTACGACCTCTACCTTGGCGATTTTTGGGAAGAGGAGAGACTGGAAAAAATCATTGGTCTTGACAAGGAAGCAAAAGCCCTTTCTTCTAAAAAATTTGAGATAATTGGAAAGGAGAGAATATTTTTTGTTGAGGAAGGAGGAAAGAAGATAAAAAAAAGGGAGTTTATTCCAGGAATGATAAGGCAGAAATGAAGGTGGGAATTCTTACAATTAGCGATAAGTGTGCAAGGGGGGAGAGGGAGGATAAAACAAAGGATGCCATAAAGGAGGTTTTGGGAATCTCTGATTTTGAATATAGGCTTGTTCCCGATAAATATGGAGATATAAGGTCTGCATTAAATGAGATGTCTTTGTCTTGTGAGCTTATCCTTACAAATGGGGGAACAGGCCTTTCTCCTTCCGATATAACACCAGAGGCAACCGCATCTATACTTGATCGGGAAATACCTGGCATTCCAGAGGCAATGAGGAGCGCTGGGATAAAGCATACACCAAATTCTATGCTTTCAAGGGCAAAGGCTGGAATAAGAGGAAGGGCTTTAATCATAAACCTTCCTGGTTCACCAAAGGGTGCATCTGAATGTTTGTCTTCTATTCTTCCCATAATCCCACATGCCATTTCCCTTATAAAAGGAGAGGTAAAAGAATGCGGCAGATAATGAGAGCACTAGAGCACCAAAGCAGCCTACTAGCACCAGTGAAAAACCCTTCCATATTTAGCCGAAAACCTCTTGTATTTTTATTGCTATTTCTTTCATCTAATGTTTTTGCTGAATTTACCCTTCCATCTGCGGGAGCAAAGCCACAGGGTTTGGGTAATGCCTTTATTGGGCTTTCAGATAGCCCTTATGCTATGGTTTTTAACCCAGCAGGGCTTGCTTCTATTACATCTTATGAGCTTTCATTTTCATATACAGGGTCTGATTCCTCCTATGATTTTTTAGGGCTAACCTTGCCAGAGAAGATGAAGGGAAATTGTGGATTTGCTGTTTTAAGCAGAGAAAATAAGGCATTCTATTTTTCCTATGGAAAGTTTTTAAAGATAAGAAATAAAAGCATTTCAGCGGGAACATCTATAAAGCTCTTTAAATCAAAGGATGATGGAAAAGGCTTAGGTATTGACACTGGAATTCTTTATTCTTTAAGGGATAATCTTACATTTGGCTTTGTTTTGGGAAATCTCTTTCGGGATAATTTTGGATATGGATTTGGCTTAAGCTTTAAGATTAAAAGCTATCTTTTCACACTAGATTTAAAGGAAAGGGAAAAATCAAGCCTCTATTTTGGGTTAGAGAAGAAAATGAAGGAATTTCTTGTAAGGGGAGGGATTGATGATAAAAGCCTCGCTTTAGGGATTTCTCGTTGTTTTTCTGGTATTGATATAGATCTTTCAATCTCTCCCTTTATTCTCTCGGCTGGGTTTGAATATTAGTACGTGTTTAGCTAAAATTTCCTCCTTTGTCCTTTCGGATTTGGCGCTTTTTTTAACTTCCTTTCTTCTTCTCGTCTATAAACACATACAAAAAATAATGGTTACCAAAATGGGTATTTTTTTACTATAATAAATATAGAAATTTAAAAATTGGAGGAAAAAATGAAGAGAGAAGAAGATATTCTTAAATTAGTAAAAGAAAACAATGTAAAGTTTATCCGCCTATGGTTCACAGATATATTGGGTCAGCTAAAGAGCTTTGCCATAACCGACAAAGAACTTGAGGGTGCATTGGAGCATGGGATGGGTTTTGATGGCTCATCCATTACCGGCTATCAAGATATTGAGGAGAGTGATATGGTAGCAATGCCAGATATAGAAACATTCCAATTGCTTCCTTGGACACCAGAGGAGCATCCGGTTGCCAGGATGTTCTGTGATGTGAAGACCCCAGGTGGCAAAGATTATGAGGGAGACCCAAGGTATGTTCTAAAGAGGGCATTGCAAAGGGCAAAAGATATGGGCTTTGACCATTATTATCTAGGGCCAGAGCTTGAGTATTTCTATTTTAACTCATCTGATGCCACCGAGGTGCTTGATAAGGGAGGCTATTTTGACCTAACCACTCTGGACGCTGGAAGTGATTTAAGGAGAGAAACCATCCTTGCCTTAGAGGCAATGGGAATTCATATTGAATATAGCCACCATGAGGTAGGTCAAAGCCAGCATGAGATTGATATGAGGTATTGCGATGCCCTGCAGATGGCAGACAATGTGATGACCTATCGCTTGGTGGTTAAAGAAATTGCCCAAAAATATGGTGTTTATGCCACATTTATGCCTAAACCTATATTTGGTCAGAGTGGTTCAGGAATGCATACCCATCAATCCCTTTTTAAAGGCGAAAACAATGCCTTTTTTGATAAAAATGATAAATACCATTTAAGCGAAACTGCTAAGAAATTCATTGCCGGGCAATTAAAGCATGCCAAGGAGATGTCGGCTGTCTTTGCCCAGTGGGTAAATTCTTACAAAAGGCTTGTCCCTGGCTATGAAGCACCTGTCTATATTGCCTGGAGCAATCGCAATCGCTCAGCCTTGATAAGAATTCCGGTCTATCACCCAGGAAAGGAATATGCTACACGGGCAGAGTTAAGGTGTCCAGACCCAGCTTGTAATCCCTACCTTACCTTTGCGGTGATGCTTCAGGCTGGTTTGGATGGAATAGAAAAGGGCTATGAATTAGAAGAGGCTATGGAGAAAAATCTCTATGATTTAACAGAGGAGGAAAGAAAAAAAATGGGGATTGAATCTTTACCAGGAAGCTTAGGAGAGGCAGTAGCAATTGCCGAAGAAAGCGAGTTAATAAAAAAGACGCTGGGAAACCATGTCTTTCCCAGATTTATTGAGCTAAAGAAAAAGGAATGGGAGGAATACAGGATTCAGGTAACCCAATATGAGCTTGAAAAATATCTTTCTATTCTATAGCTTATATTTAGCTGTTGATTTTTTGAGTTTTTATTATGGCTAAAAGCTAAACAACTACACATTAAACCTAAACTCAATAATATCGCCATCAGCTACGATATAGTCCTTCCCCTCTAATCTAATAAGCCCCTTTTCTTTAAGATGTGCCATTGAGCCTTTGTTTTCAAGAAAATCTTTGTAAGAAACAACCGATGCCCTGATAAATCCCCTTTCCATGTCTGAATGAATCTTGCCTGCGGCTTTTAGGGCATTTGTTCCCTTTTTGATTGGCCATAGCCTTACCTCATCCTTTCCAATGGTAAAAAAGGAGATTAAAGAAAGGCTTGTATAAATTGTTTTTATTAGATTGGGCAGACCAGATTCTTTAATCCCTAGCTCATTGAGAAAGAGAGGTCTTTCATCTTCCTCTAATTCAGCTACCTCCATTTCAAGCTTACCAGAAAGAATAACACATTGTTCATTGTTTTCTCTTGCATATTCTTTTAATTCCTCGTCCTTTCTTTGTTCGTCAATGTTGCCTATAAGGACAATAGGCTTATCGCTTAAGAACTGATAGGAGGAAAGATACCTTCTTTCATCGTCGGTTAACCCAATTCTTCTAAGGGGGATTTCTTTAGAAAGGCTATCCCTACACCTTTCAATAATAGCCTTCTCTTTTTCCTCCTCTTGTCTCATCTTTCTTCCCTTGGAAGCTAAATTTGCTATTCTTTTCTCTGCTATGAAAAGGTCAGAAAGGATAAATTCTTGTAAGATTGTCTTTATCTCTTTTATTGGTTCTATTGGCTCACAGAAGCATCTTATCACAATAGCTATTGCATCTATATTGGCTAGATCAAGGATTTTTGTTCCAGTTTTAATGGAATGGGTATCGATAAATTCCATCTCAGAGGAGACCCTTTTTTTCTCCGGATATAGACGATGAAGACAATCAAGCCTTTCGTCTAAAATTTTGACCACGCCGATATTCCTTCCCTTTGCCTTTAATGATGTTAAGGCATTAAAGATGGTTGTCTTACCAGAAAGAGGAAGACCAATCAGGGCTACTTTTATCATTGACAAAACAATTTATCTCTTTCTATACTTTCTAATGTGCGGCCGTAATTTAGTGGTAGAATGCAAGCTTCCCAAGCTTGACGTCGTGGGTTCAAATCCCATCGGCCGCTTAAGCGAAATTACACTAGATTTTAGTAGCAAGGAGATGGGATTTGAAGCCCGAGCAAAGCGAGGGCCGGGAACGAAGGATTTTGTTAGGCAAAAAAGGAGCAAGTGCGATCTTTTTTGCATTAGAAAATCCTTTCGTTCAAATCCCATCGGCCGCTATTTGATTGCGGAATGCGGATTTCGGAATGCGGAATAATTATCAACAATGAAAATTTTATGCCGAAGAAGGGAGTTGAACCCTTATGGAGGAAACCTCCACGGGATTTTGAGTCCCGCGCGTCTGCCAATTCCGCCACTTCGGCTTTTTTATATTATAAAAGGGAGGTAAGGTAAATGGCAACAATTTATTATGAAGCCGATGCAGACCTAAGTCTGCTTAAGGGAAAGAAGGTAGCCATAATTGGCTATGGTGCACAGGGTCATGCTCAGGCTCAGAATCTTAAAGATTCTGGAATAGAGGTTATTATAGGCAACCGGGAAGGGAAAAGCTTTGAGAAAGCAAAGGCTGATGGATTTTCTCCTCTATCAGTAAGAGAGGCAGCAGCCAAAGCTGATTACATCCAGCTTTTGGTTCCTGATCAAATCGCACCAAAGGTCTATAAGGAGGAGATTGAGGAAAATCTAAAAGGAGGAAAGATACTT is a window from the bacterium genome containing:
- a CDS encoding DUF933 domain-containing protein encodes the protein MIKVALIGLPLSGKTTIFNALTSLKAKGRNIGVVKILDERLDCLHRLYPEKKRVSSEMEFIDTHSIKTGTKILDLANIDAIAIVIRCFCEPIEPIKEIKTILQEFILSDLFIAEKRIANLASKGRKMRQEEEKEKAIIERCRDSLSKEIPLRRIGLTDDERRYLSSYQFLSDKPIVLIGNIDEQRKDEELKEYARENNEQCVILSGKLEMEVAELEEDERPLFLNELGIKESGLPNLIKTIYTSLSLISFFTIGKDEVRLWPIKKGTNALKAAGKIHSDMERGFIRASVVSYKDFLENKGSMAHLKEKGLIRLEGKDYIVADGDIIEFRFNV
- a CDS encoding MogA/MoaB family molybdenum cofactor biosynthesis protein, giving the protein MKVGILTISDKCARGEREDKTKDAIKEVLGISDFEYRLVPDKYGDIRSALNEMSLSCELILTNGGTGLSPSDITPEATASILDREIPGIPEAMRSAGIKHTPNSMLSRAKAGIRGRALIINLPGSPKGASECLSSILPIIPHAISLIKGEVKECGR
- a CDS encoding glutamine synthetase family protein, with protein sequence MKREEDILKLVKENNVKFIRLWFTDILGQLKSFAITDKELEGALEHGMGFDGSSITGYQDIEESDMVAMPDIETFQLLPWTPEEHPVARMFCDVKTPGGKDYEGDPRYVLKRALQRAKDMGFDHYYLGPELEYFYFNSSDATEVLDKGGYFDLTTLDAGSDLRRETILALEAMGIHIEYSHHEVGQSQHEIDMRYCDALQMADNVMTYRLVVKEIAQKYGVYATFMPKPIFGQSGSGMHTHQSLFKGENNAFFDKNDKYHLSETAKKFIAGQLKHAKEMSAVFAQWVNSYKRLVPGYEAPVYIAWSNRNRSALIRIPVYHPGKEYATRAELRCPDPACNPYLTFAVMLQAGLDGIEKGYELEEAMEKNLYDLTEEERKKMGIESLPGSLGEAVAIAEESELIKKTLGNHVFPRFIELKKKEWEEYRIQVTQYELEKYLSIL